One region of Carassius auratus strain Wakin unplaced genomic scaffold, ASM336829v1 scaf_tig00038819, whole genome shotgun sequence genomic DNA includes:
- the LOC113083560 gene encoding B-cell receptor CD22-like, with amino-acid sequence MVFLPLFIISTRVFGQIWTVFYKTTSVCALNGSTVNMSCSYTYPQQYKLTDTFWMLGVEIKSLKEYPKYKDRVEYIEDRQKQTAVLRLHNITNNDERVYFFRLVTDTVGQKWIGQPGIQLKVSALQVKAPQLVLEKERVNLTCESTCSLTDAFIWYKNGQALKIQNKTLQLQSERSDSGRYSCAVRGHEDLPSPAVSVNVMYPPLNTSVSISPSEIVEGDSVTLICSSDSNPPALNFSWFKENQSSAVGSGQSFIISSFNSSHSGRYYCEAQNQHGSQRSASVSVSVKGDWDILYIIAVCVTSAIIVGCGLLFLIIIIVHKRTKKSNNDSKDTEQKKTSAGKASESRDAENASAQDDRDTDTKKPEAEEIAYASITFHHPANEAKSAASQDMDVSVIYSGIR; translated from the exons atggTTTTCTTGCCTCTTTTTATCATATCAACTC GAGTCTTTGGACAAATCTGGACGGTGTTTTATAAAACTACATCAGTATGTGCTCTCAATGGCTCCACAGTAAACATGTCATGTTCGTACACATACCCTCAGCAGTATAAACTGACTGATACATTCTGGATGCTAGGTGTAGAGatcaaaagtttaaaagaatatcCCAAGTATAAAGACAGGGTTGAATACATtgaagacagacagaaacaaactGCTGTTCTCAGACTGCACAACATCACTAACAATGATGAAAgagtttattttttcagattaGTAACTGATACTGTAGGACAAAAATGGATTGGTCAACCAGGAATTCAGCTTAAAGTTTCAG CTCTTCAGGTAAAGGCACCACAGCTGGTGCTGGAGAAAGAAAGAGTCAATCTGACCTGTGAAAGCACATGCAGTCTGACAGATGCATTTATCTGGTACAAAAATGGACAGGCTTTAAAGATCCAGAACAAAACCCTCCAGCTTCAGTCCGAGCGCAGTGATTCTGGCCGTTACAGCTGCGCCGTCAGAGGACATGAAGACCTGCCCTCTCCTGCTGTCAGCGTCAATGTCATGT ATCCCCCTCTAAACACCTCAGTGTCCATCAGTCCGTCtgaaatagtggagggagattcagtgactctgatctgcagcagtgactcaaaccctcctgctctgaacttcagctggtttaaggagaatcaaagctcagctgttggatctggacagagtttcATCATCTCCAGCTTTAACTCCAGTCACAGCGGACGCTACTATTGTGAGGCTCAGAATCAACATGGATCTCAGAGATCAGCGTCTGTTTCAGTCTCTGTTAAAG GTGATTGGGATATCTTGTATATCATTGCTGTCTGTGTCACTTCTGCAATAATAGTTGGATGTGGGCTCTTGtttctcatcatcatcattgtgcACAAAAG GACTAAGAAAAGTAATAATGACTCTAAGGACACAGAGCAAAAAAAG ACGTCTGCAGGAAAGGCCTCTGAATCCAGAGACGCTGAAAATGCTTCTGCTCAAGATGACAGAGATACAGACACAAAGAAACCTGAAGCGGAGGAGATTGCATATGCCAGCATTACATTTCACCATCCAGCTAATGAAGCCAA ATCTGCTGCAAGCCAAGACATGGATGTATCTGTGATTTACAGCGGCATTAGATGA